The following coding sequences lie in one Paenibacillus durus ATCC 35681 genomic window:
- the fabF gene encoding beta-ketoacyl-ACP synthase II, whose product MSHRVVVTGMGVMTSLGKDLETFWNSLMSGKSGVSTIESFDVSEYPTRIAASIKDFDPEELFGRKEARKMDRFVQFALAAGQLALNDSGLVIGENIEAERVGVSVGSGIGGLGTWEDQHNLLLEKGPKRVSPFFIPMMIANMGSGQLSISLGAKGPNTTQVTACATGSHAIGDSLRIIQRGDADAMICGGAEATIRPTGMAGFCAMKAMSTRNDEPEKASRPFDSDRDGFVMGEGAGILVLESLEHALQRGAWIYAEVIGYGLSGDAHHMTEPDPDGAARCMKMAIRDAGIKPEEIDYINAHGTSTPVGDKSETAAIKMALGDHAYKVPVSSTKSMTGHLLGAAGGVEAIICGLSLQNNMIAPTINLDNPDPECDLDYVPNKPREAELNIAMSNSFGFGGHNATVILKKYNQ is encoded by the coding sequence TTGAGTCATAGAGTGGTTGTTACCGGTATGGGCGTGATGACATCGCTTGGCAAAGATCTGGAAACGTTCTGGAACAGCTTGATGAGCGGTAAGTCCGGGGTTTCTACGATCGAATCCTTCGATGTGAGCGAATATCCGACACGGATCGCGGCTTCGATTAAAGATTTTGATCCGGAAGAGTTGTTCGGCCGCAAGGAGGCCCGCAAGATGGACCGTTTCGTACAGTTTGCGCTCGCGGCAGGACAGCTGGCGCTGAATGACAGCGGCCTCGTCATTGGCGAAAATATCGAAGCTGAGAGAGTCGGCGTATCTGTCGGTTCGGGTATTGGCGGACTTGGCACCTGGGAAGATCAGCATAACCTGCTGCTTGAAAAAGGTCCTAAGCGCGTCAGCCCGTTCTTTATTCCGATGATGATCGCCAATATGGGTTCGGGGCAGCTGTCCATCAGCCTCGGAGCAAAGGGCCCAAATACAACGCAGGTTACCGCCTGCGCGACGGGGAGCCACGCCATCGGCGATTCGCTGCGTATTATCCAGCGCGGTGATGCGGACGCCATGATCTGCGGCGGTGCGGAAGCGACGATCCGTCCGACGGGCATGGCAGGCTTCTGTGCGATGAAAGCGATGTCTACGCGCAATGACGAGCCTGAAAAGGCAAGCCGTCCGTTCGATTCGGACAGAGACGGCTTCGTTATGGGTGAAGGCGCCGGCATCCTGGTACTGGAATCTCTGGAGCATGCGCTTCAGCGGGGCGCCTGGATTTATGCCGAGGTTATCGGCTACGGCTTGAGCGGCGATGCCCATCATATGACCGAACCCGATCCGGACGGCGCGGCGCGCTGCATGAAGATGGCGATTCGCGATGCAGGCATCAAGCCCGAGGAAATTGACTATATTAACGCGCATGGCACCTCGACTCCTGTAGGGGACAAGTCGGAGACGGCGGCTATCAAGATGGCGCTGGGAGACCATGCGTACAAGGTGCCGGTCAGCTCCACGAAATCCATGACAGGGCACCTGCTTGGTGCAGCTGGCGGGGTGGAAGCGATTATTTGCGGACTTTCCCTTCAGAATAACATGATTGCTCCAACAATCAATTTGGACAACCCGGATCCCGAATGCGATCTCGACTATGTTCCGAATAAGCCTCGTGAAGCCGAGCTGAACATCGCCATGTCGAATTCATTCGGATTCGGAGGACATAACGCGACTGTTATTTTGAAAAAATACAATCAGTAA